Proteins encoded within one genomic window of Ideonella dechloratans:
- the ubiA gene encoding 4-hydroxybenzoate octaprenyltransferase, with protein sequence MPSTALPSRFSLYLDLIRWNRPAGWLLLLWPTLSALWMAADGFPGWHLLIVFTAGTVLMRSAGCCINDVADKDFDLHVKRTAQRPVTSGVVSVREALGVGTALALLSFGLVLTTNPPTIWLSVPAVLVAGLYPYAKRVIAMPQAVLGVAFSFGIPMAFSAVQGGQDWSLSAVGASVPPHAWWLVLGNLCWVLAYDTEYAMVDRDDDLKIGIKTSAITLGRHDVRAVMTFYVLYLGLWAWVGERLGLAWPYQLGIGVAAVQVVWHGWLIRTRSREGCFKAFRLNHWVGAAVFAGTVLAGWVR encoded by the coding sequence ATGCCTTCGACTGCGCTGCCCTCCCGCTTCTCGCTGTACCTGGACCTCATCCGCTGGAACCGTCCTGCAGGCTGGCTGCTGCTGCTCTGGCCCACGCTGTCGGCGCTCTGGATGGCGGCCGACGGCTTTCCGGGCTGGCACCTGCTGATCGTCTTCACCGCCGGCACGGTGCTGATGCGCAGCGCGGGCTGCTGCATCAACGACGTGGCCGACAAGGACTTCGACCTGCACGTCAAGCGCACCGCGCAGCGGCCGGTCACCTCGGGCGTGGTCAGCGTCCGCGAGGCGCTGGGCGTGGGCACGGCGCTGGCCCTGCTGTCCTTCGGGCTGGTGCTGACCACCAACCCGCCGACGATCTGGCTGTCCGTGCCCGCCGTGCTGGTGGCCGGGCTCTACCCCTATGCCAAGCGGGTCATCGCCATGCCCCAGGCGGTGCTGGGCGTGGCCTTCAGCTTCGGCATCCCGATGGCCTTCAGCGCCGTGCAGGGCGGGCAGGACTGGAGCCTGTCGGCCGTCGGCGCCTCGGTGCCACCGCACGCCTGGTGGCTGGTGCTGGGCAACCTCTGCTGGGTGCTGGCCTACGACACCGAGTACGCCATGGTCGACCGCGACGACGACCTGAAGATCGGCATCAAGACCTCGGCCATCACGCTCGGGCGGCACGACGTGCGCGCGGTGATGACCTTCTACGTGCTCTACCTGGGCCTGTGGGCCTGGGTGGGCGAGCGCCTGGGCCTGGCCTGGCCCTACCAGCTGGGCATCGGCGTGGCGGCGGTCCAGGTCGTGTGGCACGGCTGGCTGATCCGCACCCGCAGCCGCGAAGGCTGCTTCAAGGCCTTCCGCCTGAACCACTGGGTGGGCGCGGCGGTGTTCGCCGGCACGGTGCTGGCCGGCTGGGTGCGCTGA
- a CDS encoding TadE/TadG family type IV pilus assembly protein, translated as MRTPLEHRRRQNGASLVEFVIVFPIAVLFVLTLIQVGFIYMAKLTLNHATFTAARVGSLHNADPKVIREALLRGLIPFYQNSLTSDDAKRLLTAWGVAQLDNTPTPLTPWAAQIDRLSPNPDTFADFGVKDPSTGKVYIPNDNLEWRSLGVGSKSKVHIRDANLLKIRVTYGYEMHIPLIGGVIKRMMCGGTIGPEAFGNVSLLESLYGISHFDLCVRYFMHNRIPIESMAIVEMQSPAYK; from the coding sequence ATGCGGACGCCTCTTGAACACCGGCGCCGGCAGAACGGCGCCAGCCTCGTGGAATTCGTGATCGTCTTCCCGATCGCGGTGCTGTTCGTGCTGACCCTGATCCAGGTCGGCTTCATCTACATGGCCAAGCTCACGCTCAACCATGCCACCTTCACCGCCGCCCGCGTCGGCTCGCTGCACAACGCCGACCCCAAGGTGATCCGCGAGGCCCTGCTCCGGGGCCTGATTCCCTTCTACCAGAACAGCCTCACCAGCGACGACGCCAAGCGGCTGCTGACGGCCTGGGGGGTCGCACAGCTGGACAACACCCCCACGCCCCTGACGCCCTGGGCCGCCCAGATCGACCGCCTCTCGCCCAACCCGGACACCTTCGCCGACTTCGGCGTCAAGGATCCGTCCACCGGCAAGGTCTACATCCCCAACGACAACCTCGAGTGGCGCAGCCTGGGCGTGGGAAGCAAGTCCAAGGTCCACATCCGCGACGCCAACCTGCTGAAGATCCGGGTGACCTACGGCTACGAGATGCACATCCCGCTGATCGGCGGGGTCATCAAGCGAATGATGTGCGGCGGCACGATCGGCCCGGAGGCCTTCGGCAACGTCAGCTTGCTGGAGTCGCTCTACGGCATCAGCCACTTCGACCTCTGCGTGCGCTATTTCATGCACAACCGCATTCCCATCGAAAGCATGGCGATCGTCGAGATGCAGTCGCCCGCCTACAAGTGA
- a CDS encoding nitrilase-related carbon-nitrogen hydrolase, which yields MLRTLSRFAFAPCPPPAQGLLAAGCGATVGLGCAWPVLWPLVLWALLVWLGLLQAAARHGHRALLFTALGLCAWSLTGLGWAVIPVRPEAPWRPVLQAGLLVLVLAHHLLCALPGWLAGRLLLRRAPAERQVLLAWGLALASAEALRPLGWWGHGYGGLATALVEAPGSRCLLPWLSGLGWASVWLSLCVGLTALAGRAGRSPLPNLARRALGAAGLLLAAGLGAFSLAADRNAPTSSGSTPVMANVDADTVTALALGTDRDRAAPWTAAARDAAMARLMHALAQLPPGGVLATAETYLPQSAPESPIGAWGELLAAVAARQGDVLLGMPQWVRQGDAAAYPVNAVLHLAPARQAVYGKARLVPLGEYLPDTAWSRPLARWFFASARGEQPAPATLQAPLFVAGHPVGVLICHELSLPDLARDRALAGDWLLVAADDSWVGRADYLGQMRALLRLRALETGRPVLRVASGGPSLLATPDGQLQRQPDGLGAAAWPVRFQAPMTPGAPALRWGPGIALLPWLALLAVLWRIGGAVPRAGATVHPSPLQEWPHADAS from the coding sequence ATGCTCCGCACCCTGTCCCGTTTCGCTTTCGCGCCCTGCCCGCCGCCGGCACAGGGGCTGCTGGCGGCTGGTTGCGGGGCCACCGTGGGCCTGGGCTGCGCCTGGCCGGTGCTCTGGCCGCTGGTGCTGTGGGCCCTGCTGGTCTGGCTGGGCCTGCTCCAGGCTGCGGCACGGCACGGCCATCGGGCGCTGCTGTTCACTGCCTTGGGCCTGTGCGCCTGGTCCCTGACCGGCCTGGGCTGGGCCGTCATCCCCGTGCGACCCGAGGCCCCCTGGCGCCCGGTGCTGCAGGCGGGCCTGCTGGTGCTGGTGCTGGCCCACCATCTGCTCTGCGCCCTGCCCGGCTGGCTGGCGGGACGCCTGCTGCTCCGTCGGGCCCCGGCAGAAAGGCAGGTCCTGCTGGCCTGGGGGCTGGCCCTGGCCTCGGCCGAGGCCTTGCGCCCCCTGGGCTGGTGGGGCCACGGCTACGGTGGGCTCGCGACCGCCCTGGTGGAGGCCCCCGGATCACGCTGCCTGCTGCCCTGGCTGTCCGGGCTGGGCTGGGCCAGCGTCTGGCTGAGCCTGTGCGTCGGGCTCACCGCGCTGGCGGGACGCGCCGGAAGAAGCCCGTTGCCCAACCTCGCCCGGCGCGCCCTGGGGGCAGCCGGCCTGCTGCTGGCTGCCGGCCTGGGGGCGTTCAGCCTGGCCGCCGACCGGAACGCGCCGACATCGTCTGGCTCCACCCCGGTCATGGCGAACGTCGACGCCGACACCGTCACGGCCCTGGCTCTGGGCACCGACCGCGACCGCGCCGCGCCGTGGACGGCGGCCGCCCGGGATGCGGCCATGGCCCGCCTGATGCACGCCCTGGCCCAGTTGCCCCCCGGGGGCGTGCTGGCCACCGCCGAAACCTACCTGCCCCAGTCGGCGCCGGAGTCGCCCATCGGCGCCTGGGGCGAGTTGCTGGCCGCGGTGGCTGCGCGGCAGGGCGATGTGCTGCTGGGCATGCCGCAGTGGGTCCGCCAGGGCGACGCCGCTGCCTATCCGGTCAACGCCGTGCTTCACCTGGCCCCCGCCCGCCAGGCGGTGTACGGCAAGGCCCGGCTGGTCCCGCTGGGCGAATACCTGCCCGACACCGCGTGGAGCCGCCCGCTGGCCCGGTGGTTCTTCGCCTCGGCGCGGGGAGAACAGCCCGCCCCCGCCACACTGCAGGCGCCGCTGTTCGTCGCGGGTCACCCGGTGGGGGTGCTGATCTGCCATGAACTCTCCCTGCCGGATCTGGCGCGGGACCGCGCCCTGGCCGGCGACTGGCTGCTGGTGGCCGCCGACGACAGCTGGGTGGGACGGGCCGACTACCTGGGGCAGATGCGCGCGTTGCTGCGCCTGCGGGCCCTGGAGACCGGCCGCCCCGTCCTGCGCGTGGCCAGTGGCGGCCCCAGCCTGCTGGCCACGCCCGACGGACAGCTGCAGCGCCAGCCGGACGGCCTGGGCGCCGCCGCGTGGCCGGTGCGCTTCCAGGCGCCGATGACGCCTGGTGCCCCGGCCCTGCGGTGGGGGCCCGGCATCGCCCTGCTGCCCTGGCTGGCGCTGCTGGCGGTCCTGTGGCGCATCGGTGGCGCCGTCCCCCGTGCCGGCGCCACCGTCCATCCTTCCCCCTTGCAGGAGTGGCCCCATGCGGACGCCTCTTGA
- a CDS encoding Flp family type IVb pilin, with protein sequence MKANSVSRRHVRGQGMTEYIIIVALIAVAAIGVYNLFGKTVRNQTAGMSAALGGADTEAKTANSNGTKSGKATKTEADKTKSLTNFTDSVDAK encoded by the coding sequence ATGAAGGCAAACTCTGTGTCCCGCCGCCACGTCCGCGGTCAAGGCATGACCGAATACATCATCATCGTGGCCCTGATCGCGGTGGCCGCCATCGGCGTCTACAACCTGTTCGGCAAGACCGTGCGCAACCAGACCGCCGGCATGTCGGCGGCCCTGGGCGGCGCCGACACCGAAGCCAAGACGGCCAACTCCAACGGCACCAAGTCCGGCAAGGCCACCAAGACCGAAGCCGACAAGACCAAGAGCCTGACCAACTTCACCGACTCCGTCGACGCGAAGTGA
- a CDS encoding Flp family type IVb pilin: protein MQFESRQKQAGQGMTEYIIIVALIGIAAIGVYNLFGKTVRHQQSAISAAVGGDDVDAKDANKSATADGKATKLEADATISLENFTEPSSTK, encoded by the coding sequence ATGCAATTTGAATCTCGCCAGAAACAAGCCGGTCAGGGCATGACCGAATACATCATCATCGTGGCCCTGATCGGCATTGCGGCGATCGGGGTTTACAACCTGTTCGGCAAGACCGTCCGGCATCAGCAGTCGGCTATTTCCGCAGCGGTGGGTGGCGACGATGTCGACGCCAAGGATGCGAACAAATCCGCCACGGCCGACGGCAAAGCCACCAAACTCGAGGCCGATGCCACCATCAGCCTGGAGAATTTCACCGAACCGTCATCGACGAAATAA